One genomic window of Amphiura filiformis chromosome 3, Afil_fr2py, whole genome shotgun sequence includes the following:
- the LOC140147133 gene encoding sulfotransferase 1A1-like: MADENPEKKDTTIPIADLANLRGDLPPEVVHEGVLFPWHVSERAVKALKDYDVRDDDIWVTTYPKAGTHWTAEIVNLVLADGHEEKIDRTKQPMPIELDHVQPGTKIPEHLPSHMRIPQYERCKSFPSPRVLMTHLPEHMMPKQIYKGKGKVIFVLRNPKDSAVSFWHFVRPGKFNPKHELWDTLFEEFCTDETIWGGYFKYNLQFWKKHRHDKTFLFLKYEDMQRDLRGAVVQIADFLGRPLSVEAIERVVNKSTLDSMKQRFHTVDQKSGKNKIGVPATIRKGIVGDWKTQFTVAQNETFDKLYREKLEGSDLHMDFEIKRYYSTATIMTS; this comes from the exons ATACAACCATTCCAATAGCTGACCTGGCTAACCTGAGGGGTGACTTGCCACCGGAAGTAGTTCATGAAGGTGTCCTGTTTCCATGGCATGTATCAGAAAGAGCGGTAAAAGCCTTGAAAGATTATGACGTCAGAGATGATGACATCTGGGTAACAACGTATCCAAAAGCAG GAACACATTGGACAGCTGAAATCGTGAATCTTGTGCTCGCAGATGGTCATGAGGAAAAGATTGACCGCACTAAACAACCTATGCCTATCGAATTGGACCACGTTCAACCCGGGACCAAAATTCCCGAGCACCTTCCATCTCACATGAGGATACCCCAGTATGAGAGATGCAAGAGTTTTCCATCGCCTAGAGTGTTGATGACACATCTACCTGAGCATATGATGCCAAAACAGATATATAAAGGGAAAGGAAAG GTTATATTTGTACTTCGCAACCCAAAGGATTCAGCCGTCTCCTTTTGGCACTTTGTTCGGCCTGGCAAATTCAACCCTAAACATGAGTTGTGGGATACGCTTTTCGAAGAGTTCTGCACAGATGAAA CGATTTGGGGAGGCTACTTCAAGTATAACTtgcaattttggaaaaaacatcgccatgacaaaacatttttatttctgaAATATGAAGATATGCAACGG GATCTTAGAGGGGCGGTTGTCCAAATAGCTGATTTTCTAGGGCGCCCTCTGTCAGTTGAAGCCATAGAGCGTGTTGTTAACAAGAGTACACTGGACAGCATGAAACAAAGGTTTCACACGGTTGATCAAAAGTCAGGAAAGAACAAGATTGGCGTACCAGCAACTATCAGGAAAG GTATAGTCGGAGACTGGAAAACTCAATTTACAGTAGCTCAGAATGAAACCTTTGACAAGCTTTACCGAGAGAAGTTGGAAGGATCGGATCTCCACATGGATTTTGAAATAAAGCGATACTATTCTACTGCTACAATTATGACATCTTAG